From a region of the Podospora pseudopauciseta strain CBS 411.78 chromosome 7 map unlocalized CBS411.78m_7, whole genome shotgun sequence genome:
- a CDS encoding uncharacterized protein (EggNog:ENOG503NXT2) — protein sequence MPVYKKDRKNGKEGGGVVAAVTKQGAKFTNGNGTGTTKGSSSASPVISPEIKPASVSSNENPVASPLLDAASTASYATSTSLNTREWTRGISAGMAGSPGNLISLAGESPPTAPSSYEDPRGIPSGWSSPRPSVGYHPPSASPPLAGRRPLSFHVDNNYYSPPDTHSHLGSIAAARRGSMHSNYAHRAVSNPPLPHQPQAHFYGAPEIDLDSQSHSGMKAGEKGYYCGFDTLPLPNTDPASSKSNVVLAGYEGGLEILTVGKREVETVANLKGLRGGVYHAKILPWMTHESDLFPLVAVVIHGPNLPAPAPAINVEGDYDAVSAERSEAMTNITSPDPSSKESVTGSRPAPGFAESYYTSVEVYSLKTGRPVSVLLEAPKVPLKMPITSAAFKAPPPTGAFHIHAEGGSIVVSSGVTGECWIYRQAPVVADQPLHFRCHGKVWTTLQQPLKGEPGQENERGRSPVPPRPRPQVAIVSVSSRWMAYCPATPSSQIALRASVPVLIHGRAPGLTSVTPPQLPQANADLDLPLSESVVNKLMRDATQELIQGAKWVGKQGLQAWNNYWNPQPSQTPRSPTQAPQNWGLGASPPQFPPTHGAVTPPVSKEPGLVSVLDIDSLGPSSNLHPVTTFTIPHGCSFLSLSPSGLFLFSASSKGDVQTVWDLMRVQNTKSSPLQATGSPVGGPRVRQVAQFSRMTVARIVELAWTQPHGERAAMVTERGTVHLLDLPSGAFSWPPPRRRLPEETKAAVPEGSTSAVSMATNALSSVREAARPLINRQRRSNSNTPAFAGAAEYAAHGGKVIVHGISHSLGKTGNAISQLRHTGDNRVSLPNSSVLPEPGCVAWVAKRDRSLSVLGGGQVRVFQSKRSGAHGKRGQRLSRYTDHQLPLLPDDSIAPAVKRILDPDEYLDFSERDLDPFNNTLVLNQIKPSLRARYGGVESSIPQAEIESSAPYQPFHTDRRIALYEMTSSSKAKSLEITSILAETQLEDTQAEPSAPRKKKGKAARATPLPFEEAAADEAAAADENDADDTWVFGLPISATKIDLGLPHLPEDESFNIDLEASRALPASAMERVLFRGDDDTQIVITTRRRRGAGGSGNGEDGFFEDDCEVLDFADQRV from the exons ATGCCAG TCTACAAGAAAGACCGGAAGAATGGCAAAGAAGGCGGCGGAGTGGTCGCAGCGGTGACAAAACAAGGTGCCAAGTTCAC TAATGGGAATGGCACCGGCACCACTAAAGGATCATCCAGTGCCTCACCTGTTATCTCTCCAGAGATCAAACCAGCTAGTGTCTCGTCCAACGAGAATCCAGTTGCGTCGCCCCTCTTGGATGCTGCCTCGACGGCATCATATGCGACGAGCACCTCGTTGAACACCAGGGAATGGACTCGGGGGATCTCCGCAGGCATGGCCGGTTCCCCGGGAAACCTCATCAGCTTAGCCGGCGAGTCCCCGCCGACGGCGCCTTCCTCCTATGAAGATCCCCGCGGCATCCCGTCAGGCTGGTCCTCGCCGAGACCCTCGGTGGGTTATCACCCGCCTTCGGCCTCTCCCCCGCTTGCAGGAAGACGTCCCTTGAGCTTCCACGTGGACAACAACTATTATTCGCCACCAGACACCCACAGCCATCTTGGATCGATCGCGGCAGCTAGGCGCGGCTCCATGCATTCTAACTACGCCCATAGAGCTGTTTCAAATCCGCCTTTGCCTCATCAGCCCCAGGCTCATTTCTACGGTGCCCCCGAAATCGACCTTGACTCACAGTCGCATTCCGGGATGAAGGCGGGAGAAAAGGGCTACTATTGTGGATTCGACACCCTTCCTTTGCCGAATACCGACCCTGCCAGCAGCAAGTCCAATGTCGTCCTTGCCGGCTATGAAGGTGGCCTCGAGATCCTCACCGTTGGAAAACGGGAGGTCGAGACTGTTGCTAACCTGAAAGGACTGCGTGGCGGTGTCTACCATGCCAAAATCCTTCCCTGGATGACGCATGAGTCGGATCTTTTCCCGTTGGTCGCAGTCGTTATTCATGGGCCGAACCTGCCCGCGCCTGCTCCCGCTATCAACGTGGAAGGCGATTATGATGCGGTTTCTGCCGAAAGATCGGAGGCCATGACCAACATCACGAGCCCTGACCCGTCCTCGAAAGAGAGCGTCACGGGCAGTCGCCCGGCGCCCGGATTTGCCGAATCTTATTACACCTCTGTAGAGGTCTACTCTCTCAAGACGGGCCGCCCGGTGAGCGTTCTTCTCGAGGCGCCAAAGGTGCCCCTCAAGATGCCCATCACAAGCGCAGCATTCAaggcacctcctcccaccggtGCCTTCCACATTCATGCGGAAGGCGGCAGTATTGTGGTGTCGTCGGGAGTTACCGGAGAATGCTGGATCTATCGGCAGGCACCCGTCGTCGCTGATCAGCCGCTGCACTTCAGATGCCACGGCAAGGTTTGGACGACTCTCCAGCAGCCGCTCAAAGGAGAGCCTGGCCAAGAAAACGAGCGAGGCCGGTCACCAGTTCCACCACGACCGAGACCTCAGGTTGCCATCGTCAGCGTCAGTTCCAGATGGATGGCATACTGTCCTGCTACGCCGTCCTCACAGATAGCACTGCGTGCTTCGGTTCCCGTTCTCATTCACGGCCGCGCCCCTGGGTTGACGTCCGTGACTCCCCCTCAGCTGCCCCAGGCGAATGCGGATCTCGACCTGCCGCTTTCCGAGAGCGTGGTCAACAAGCTCATGCGCGACGCCACACAAGAGCTGATTCAAGGTGCGAAGTGGGTTGGGAAGCAGGGCTTACAGGCTTGGAACAATTACTGGAACCCCCAGCCTTCCCAGACACCGAGGTCACCAACACAGGCCCCTCAGAACTGGGGTCTGGGCGCCTCACCACCTCAGTTCCCTCCCACACATGGTGCTGTGACGCCACCTGTCTCCAAAGAGCCAGGTCTTGTGTCTGTTTTGGACATTGATAGTCTTGGGCCATCCAGCAACCTCCATCCCGTCACTACGTTCACCATTCCTCATGGGTGCAGCTTCCTCTCACTATCACCTTCAGGGCTTTTCCTGTTCAGCGCGAGCAGCAAGGGCGACGTCCAGACGGTGTGGGATTTGATGCGGGTTCAGAACACCAAGTCATCGCCTCTCCAGGCTACTGGCTCACCTGTCGGAGGTCCACGTGTGCGTCAAGTTGCCCAGTTCTCGCGCATGACGGTTGCTCGTATTGTTGAACTGGCCTGGACCCAGCCCCATGGTGAGCGTGCTGCCATGGTCACTGAGCGCGGCACCGTTCACCTTTTGGATCTTCCGTCGGGTGCCTTTTCCTGGCCGCCTCCGCGTCGCCGACTTCCCGAGGAGACCAAAGCTGCTGTTCCAGAAGGCTCGACTTCGGCTGTTTCGATGGCGACAAACGCCTTGAGCTCTGTCCGGGAAGCCGCCCGCCCGCTGATCAATCGCCAGCGTCGGAGCAACTCGAACACCCCAGCCTTTGCAGGTGCTGCAGAATATGCTGCTCATGGTGGCAAGGTGATTGTTCACGGCATCAGCCACTCCCTGGGCAAGACTGGAAACGCAATCAGCCAGCTCAGACACACCGGAGACAACAGAGTTTCATTGCCAAACTCTTCCGTGCTCCCCGAACCCGGTTGCGTAGCCTGGGTCGCCAAGCGTGAccgctctctctctgtcttgGGAGGGGGTCAGGTCAGAGTATTCCAGAGCAAGAGGTCTGGTGCCCACGGCAAGCGGGGCCAGCGGCTCTCTAGGTACACAGACCATCAGCTCCCGTTGCTGCCTGACGACTCCATAGCTCCAGCGGTAAAGCGCATTTTGGATCCCGATGAGTATTTGGATTTCTCCGAGCGGGACCTGGACCCCTTCAATAACACTCTGGTGCTGAACCAGATCAAGCCTAGCTTGCGGGCCCGGTATGGCGGCGTTGAGTCGTCTATTCCCCAGGCCGAGATTGAGTCCAGCGCCCCGTACCAGCCTTTCCACACCGACAGACGCATCGCCTTGTATGAGATgacgtcctcctccaaagccaAATCCTTGGAGATCACGTCCATCTTGGCCGAGACTCAGTTGGAGGACACCCAGGCAGAACCATCAGCACcgcgcaagaagaagggcaaagCCGCTCGTGCGACTCCGCTCCCTtttgaggaggctgctgctgatgaggctgctgccgctgatgAGAACGACGCCGATGATACCTGGGTGTTTGGCCTGCCGATCAGCGCCACCAAGATCGATCTCGGTCTACCCCATCTGCCAGAGGACGAGTCATTCAACATTGACCTCGAAGCCTCGCGTGCGTTGCCCGCCTCGGCGATGGAAAGGGTCCTTTTCCGCGGTGATGACGACACGCAGATTGTGATTACCACAAGACGCAGGCGGGGAGCAGGTGGGTCGGGGAATGGCGAGGACGGGTTTTTTGAGGATGATTGCGAGGTGCTGGATTTTGCTGATCAGCGGGTTTGA
- a CDS encoding uncharacterized protein (EggNog:ENOG503PG4S), which produces MNPITRKPGIEIPSFIFYFFAISDDPKRMYEPWLDCFTEDAEVTMGKKVARGREELQELRRGMWKDVRSRKHHDFSNFYAAASDAFTKFKREQGEDEVEVMFSGKVTLEVVSGEGPETEQKVVDWAAQGTLVRQDWESESGGAEKWKWARYRVWLQS; this is translated from the exons ATGAATCCAATTACTCGCAAGCCGGGGATTGAAATCCCGAGTTTTATCTTCTACTTCTTCGCCATATCGGACGACCCCAAACGAATGTATGAGCCCTGGCTCGACTGCTTCACTGAAGATGCCGAAGTCACCATGGGCAAGAAGGTTGCGAGAGGTCGGGAAG AGCTACAGGAGCTGAGACGCGGCATGTGGAAGGATGTAAGGTCAAGAAAGCACCACGATTTCAGCAACTTCTACGCCGCTGCTTCTGATGCATTTACAAAGTTCAAAAGGGAACAAggagaggacgaggttgaggtcaTGTTCAGCGGAAAGGTTACTTTGGAGGTGGTCTCTGGCGAAGGGCCTGAAACCGAGCAAAAGGTGGTGGATTGGGCGGCGCAGGGCACGTTGGTTCGACAAGACTGGGAAAGCGAGTCTGGAGGAGCCGAGAAGTGGAAGTGGGCGAGGTATAGAGTTTGGCTGCAGAGTTGA